AGCCGAAACCGATGCCTTCGAGCTTGGCCTCGATCACCTCCTCCTCCGCCTCGGGTACCCCGGACAGCAGCAGCCGGGAGACGATCCCGGCAGTGAAGGCGCCCAGCAGCATGTCCAGGCTGAGCCAGATCGCGGCGCCGACCATCACGGCCAGCACCAGGATCACGGTCCGGACGGCGAACTGCCCGGAGGTGCGCAGGGTGCGCCGGATCAGCCGGGTCACGAAGTCCGGCCGCGGGCGCCGGGCGTAGCTGACCGCGACGGCGGTGATCACCGCGAAGGCGCCCAGGATGACGGCCGACCTGACCGGGGTGTTGCCGCTCAGCAGCACGGCGATCGCGATGATCGGGCCGAACTCGCCGACCGCGCCGGTGGCCATCGTCATCGAGCCGAACGGCGTGGGCAGCGTGCCCGAGTCGCGCAGGATCGGCAGGATGGTGCCGAGCGCGGTGGTGGTCAGCGCCAGCCCCGCGAAGGCGCCGCTCAGCGCGTCCCGGTTGATCAGGGCACCCGCGCCGAGCGCGACCGTCAGGGTGACCAGCCAGGCGCCGACGGCCCGCTTGAGCGGACCGCCGCGCAGCCGGGCGAAGTCGATCTCGTAGCCCGCCAGGAACATCAGCATCGCCAGCCCGAACTGGGAGAGCGCGTCGACCAGATCGCCGACCTCCGCCCAGCCGAGCACGTCCGGTCCGATCAGCACCCCGAGCACGATCTCGAACACCACGGTCGGGACCGCCAGCCAGCGCTGCAGACGGTCGGCGAGCAACGGCGCGGCCACCGCACACGCCGGGATGAGGACGAGCGCGACCGCGTCCACGTCGTCCGCCGTCATCGGCAGAATGTCCGACTATGAGTCATATCGGCATACTGGCACGACGGCTTGGCCGGACCGCAGAGGCCCGCCGTGCACCGTCAGGGGCTCGGGGAACTGCGACGCCAGCCTCGAAAAAGGTGATCCGTCCGTAAATGGTCAGGCACTTTCGCAGTGATACCCACCAGCCACGAACCGTCGCCGTTCCCCGAGCCCCTGACGGGGCTCGTCTCGCTACGCCGCCTCGGCAGCCGGAGTCGCGACCGGCACCCGGAGGTCACGCAGCACCGCCTGCGCAGCCCGCCGCCCGGAGACCAGGGCCCCCTGGACGGTGCTGGTGTCCCGGTGGTCGCCGCAGACGTACAGGCCGGCCAGCAGTCGCACCGGCCGCCGGAAGTTGTGCGGCGGCGGCATCGCCGGCACCGCGTCCGGGACGTGCCGGACCGTCAGGAACTCCCACTGGGCCGCGGCGGAGCCGTACAGGTGCACCAGGCGCCGCCGCAGCAGCGGCTCGTACCCGGCCGGCCCGCCCTGGTCGAACCGGCGCCGGCCCAGCACGGTGGTGGCGATCAGCGCGCGCCCGGGCGGCGCGTACGAGGGGTGCAGGTCGCTGAGCACCAGCGAGTGCGAGAGCACCGGGCGGCCCTGCGGCCGGTCGGCGTCGAGCAGCAGCACCGGCTCGTCCAGCGGTGAGCGGTCGGCGGCGTGGAAGTACGTGGTGACGGGGTGGAAGTCCGGCACCCGCAGCCCGGGGAGCAGCTGTGCGGCCGACTGTGCGTCGGTGGCCAGCACGACGGCCCGGGCGGTGATCCGGCCGTGCGCGGCGGTGTGCACGCCGTCGGCGGCCACCGAGGTGACCCGGACCCCGAGCCGGAGCGTCCCGGCGGGCAGGCCCTCGGCCAACTGACTGGGTACGGCGGCCAGTCCGGCCGCCGGGAGACAGAGTCGCCCGCGGGCGTACGAGCGCAGCACCAGGTCGGCGACCCGGCTGCTGGTGCCGAGCGTCGGGTCGCTGAGCAGCGCGCCGAGCAGCGGGCGGAGCAGGCCGTCCACCGTCCGCGGCGGCAGGCCGCGGTCGGCCAGCGAGCGGGCGGCGGTGGTCTCCGGGCGGGTCAGCAGCCGGGGCACCGGGGTGGTGGCGAGCCGCCCGAAGGCCGAGGCGAGCCTGGCCCGGTCCAGCGGACTGCCCAGCGGGCCCCGGGCGGTGGCCTGCCGGGCCGGGGTCTGCTGCGGATCGCCGAACCGGTGGCGGCGCCCGGCACTGTGCACCAGGACGCCGGGGGCGAGCGGGCTGAGCTCCAGCGGGTCCAGGTCGAGCACCCGGCCGAGCTCGGGGAAGTCGGTGTTCAGCAGCTGGCCGCCGTGGTCGAGCCGGAAGCCGTCCAGCTCCCGTCCGGCCGCCCGGCCGCCGATCCGTTCCGTGGCCTCCAGGACCTGGACGGTGAGGCCACGGCCGGTCAGCGCGCGGGCGGTGGCCAGCCCGGCGAGGCCGGCGCCGACCACCACGACGTCCGGGTCGGACGGGCGGCGGGTGCGACGGGTGAAGTCATGTGCGGGCACGAGTGTGCTCCCTCCCTGGTCCCGGGGCTGCGGCCGGGCAGGCCGCAGGGTGCCGGGACACGGTCCTCGCATGTGATGCCCCGTCAATCGGCGAATCAGGCCGGGAGTTCCGTTCCAATCAGGGGGAGTGGCGACAGGAGGCGGGGCACGGTCACGGACTGTGCGCCGGAAGGGAGCGTTCGACCGTCAGGTGGGCGCGCACGGTCACCGGAGGCGCGCGGTGCGCCGGACACCTGCTGCCGTGCGCCCCCCTGCGCCGCCGCCTCCGAACGGGTCAGACCGCCGCCCGCACCGCCTCCGCGGCCGTCGGGTGCCGGAACCGGAACCCGGCCGCCAACAGCCGTGCGGGGATGGCCCGGTGACTGCCCACCACCTCCACCGCCATCTCGCCGAGCACCGCCTTGAGCGCGAACTCCGGCACCGCGAACAGCGTCGGCCGGCCGAGCGCGCGGCCGATCAGCTCGGTCAGCTCCCCGTTGGTCACCGGCTCCGGGCCCGCCAGGTTGAACGGCCCCGACAGCTCCGGCGTGTCGATCAGATACCGCAGCGCGGCCACCTCGTCGGCGAGCGAGATCACGCTCCAGTACTGCTTGCCGTCCCCCAGCCGCCCGCCGAGACCCAGCCGGAACAGCGGGAACAGCCGGGCGCCCGCGCCGCCGTCGGCCGAGAGCACCAGCCCGGTACGGGCGTGCGCCACCCGGACGCCCGCCTGCTCGGCCGGGCGGGTGGCGGCCTCCCACTCCACGCAGACCCGGGCCAGGAAGTCGTCGCCGGGCGGCGCCTCCTCGTCGATCACCCGGTCCCCGGTCTGGCCGTAGAAGCCCACCGCCGAACCGCTGACCAGCACCCGGGGCGGCTCCTTCAGGTCGGCCAGCGCGGCGGCCAGCGTCTCGGTGCCGAGCACCCGGCTGTCCCGGATCTCCTGCCGGTACGCCTCGGTCCAGCGCCGGTCACCGACCCCGGCACCCGCCAGGTGCACCACCGCCTCCACCCCGTGCAGCCCGGCCCGGTCGATCTGCATCAGCTGCGGGTGCCAGCCCACCCCGACGCTGCCGTCCGGCTGCACCCCGGTCCTGGACCGCTGCCGCACCAACCGCACTACCTCGTGCCCGTCCGCCAACAGCGAGCGGACAAGCGCCGAACCGATCAGACCCGTGGACCCAGTCACCGCGATACGCATGGCCCCATCCTGGCAGCCGGACCCGCCCGGAGGCCGGTCGGGCCCGCCGAAAGAACCCGCCGAAAAGGCCCGGCAGCGCCACCGGACGGTCGCCTACCATGGCGGCCATGGGAGCGAACGGCGCAGCTGACCTGACGATACGTACGGCACGGCAGCAGGACGGGCCGGAGCTCGCCCGCCTCGACCGGGTCTCCTGGTCCTGGCTCAGCGACGTGGTCCCGCAGCCGGGCCCGGACGCCGAACTCTTCGACGAGCGCCGCCCGCCCGAGCACTTCCTGGTGGCGGAGTCGGCGGGCCGGATCGTCGGCTACGTCCACCAGGGCCCCGCCACCCCGTTGGCCAGCAACCGCCACATCCGGCAGATCCAGGGCTTCGTGGTCGACCCCGAGGCCCGCGGCCGGGGCATCGGCAAGGCCCTGATCGAAGCCGCCTGCGACCGGGCCCGGGCCGACGGCATCCGCCGGATGACCCTCCGGGTGCTCGCCCACAACGCCCCCGCCCGGCGCCTGTACGAGCGCTGCGGCTTCGAGGTGGCCGGCGTGCTGCCGGAGGAGTTCTGGCTGGACGGCGCGTACGTGGACGACGTCTGGATGGGCCGCTGGCTCTGACGGACCGTCAAGTGCCAAGCGGCTGACGGGGCGAACGCCTGAACGGTACGGTACCGCCGTGACCTACTCGACGCCGCCCGGCTGGTATCCCGTGCTCGACCCGGGGCCGGACGGGGCTGCCCAGGAGCGCTGGTGGGACGGCGAGGCGTGGACCGCTGAGGTCCGCCCGGTGGGTGCCGAGCCGGTCGCCGCCGCGAAGCGCGGGGCCAGAACCTGGCTGGTGCTCGCGCTGGTACTGGTCGTGCTGGCCGCGGGAGCGGGCGGGCTGTTCTGGGCCACCCGGGCCGACGCTCCGGTGCACGAGCCGCTGGCCGCGCCGCCGGCGGTGACGGGCAGCCCGAGCCCCACCCGGACGCCCAGCCCGAGTGCGACCCCGACCCCGAGTCCGACCCCGACGCCCACCCCGGCGGCGCCCAGCCGCGCCCCGCTGCCGTCGACCCGCTCGGTGCAGGACCTGTCGCGCGGCTGGGAGGTGCCCGTCCCGGCCGGCTGGAAGATCGACGACCACGACGGCAAGGTGACCCTGCAGTTCTCCACCAAGCCGTACTCCTGCGACGTCGGCAGCGGCAACTGCGTACGGGCGAACTTCGCCGTGGTGGCCGAACGGTCCGAGGGCGCCTCCGCCCAGGCGGTGGCCCGGGCCGAGATGGCCACCTACGCGCCGATCCTGTACGGCGACCTCACCTCGACCAAAGTGGTGGTCTCGGCCCCGGTGACCGTGGCCGGCGTGACCGGGCACGCCGAGCGCTGGCGGGTGGACCCGGTGAAGGGCGTCCCCGGCCACGTCCTGGTGGTGGCGGTCCGGGCACCCGGCGGCGGCTTCACCGTGCTGGTCGGTTCGGCGGACGAACACCCGGACGCCCCCTCGCCCGAGCTGCTCGACCAACTGGTCGCCGCCATCCGCCCGCTCCCCGGCAGCCAGGGCGGCGGCACCGGAGTCTCGGTCTAGCCCGCAGCCTTCGCCCGCTGGACGAACTCCGTGATCAGCGCCGGGTCCTTGACCCCGCGCCGTACCTCGACCCCGCTGGAGACGTCCACGCCCCAAGGCCGGGCGGCCGCGATCGCCTCGGCCACGTTGGCCGGACTGAGGCCGCCGGCCAGCATCCACGACCCGCTCGGCGGGTTGGCGCCCAGCTCGGACCAGTCCCAGGGCTCGCCCGATCCGGGCACCGGCGAGTCCAGGATCAGCAGGTCCTCGCCGAAGTCGCCGCAGGCCGCCCCCGCCCCGGCCGCCGCCGAGGTGGCCCGGACCAGCCGCAGCCCGAGGTCCCGCAGCTCGGCGAAGGCGGCGGGCGGGTGGTCACCGTGCAGCTGGACGGCACCCACCCCGGCCGCCGTCGCGGCCCGCCGGACCTCCGCCGACGGCTCCCGGCCGAACACCGCCACCGTCAGCACCCCGGCCGGCACCTGCTCGGCCAGCCGCCGGGCGGCCGCCGGCTCGATCCGGCGGGGGCTCTCGGTGAGCACGAAGCCGATCGCGTCGGCCCCGGCCGCGATGGCGGCGGCGACGTCCTGTGCGGTGCTCAGACCGCAGATCTTGACGAACACTGTCCCGAAGTCTCCCGCTCCGCTGGGCCAGGGGCCGGGGCGCTCCCCGTGCCCCTCCGACCCGAGTACGGTACGCGCCCGGCGCCCCGCAGGCACCACCCACTACTCGGCCAACCCAGCCGCCTGAGCCGCCGTCAGCCGCCGTACAGCTCCCAGAGCCGGGGGAACCGCTTCGCCATCTGCTCGGCGTCCTCGAAGTCGAAGCTGTCACCCTCCGGCCGCCGGGGCTGCGAGGTCCCCAGGTCGGGCAGCGGCAGGCCGGTCAGCTGCTCGTGCGCCTCGTCGGCGGCGTAGCCGAGGTCCTCGGCATCGCCGTCCTCCTCCTCGTCGAAGTCCGGCAGCAGCTCCGCCAGGTCGTCCGGCTGGTGCAGCGCGCCCTCGAAGACCTCCCGGCCCTGGCCGATCAGCCAGCACCGGAAGAAGTCGAAGGTGTCCTCCGAAGCACCGTCCAGCATCAGGTACGCCGCCCCCCACAGGTCGTACCGGTAGGCGCGCTGGAACCGTGCCTCGAACAGCCGGGCGAAGTCCACCACGTCGTCCGGCGTCAGCTGGGCCAGCCGGTCCACCAGCGCCTCGGCCTGCTCGTCCGGATCGCCCTCGGCCGCGTCCCTGGTCTCGTCGATGAGTTGCCAGAAGTCCGTCTCGTACATCACCGCTCCAGCATCGCCGCTCGGCCGGTCTCCCGCACGCGAGGCGGCCCGCGAAACGCGGAACCCCGCGCCGTCCGGGTGGACGACGCGGGGTTCCGGCGGATCTGACGCCCTTACAGGCCGAGCTCGACCTCGAACTCGCCGGCCTCGAGGATCTCCTTGACCGCGACCAGGAAGCGGGCGGCGTCGGCGCCGTC
This genomic interval from Kitasatospora gansuensis contains the following:
- a CDS encoding TIGR01777 family oxidoreductase yields the protein MRIAVTGSTGLIGSALVRSLLADGHEVVRLVRQRSRTGVQPDGSVGVGWHPQLMQIDRAGLHGVEAVVHLAGAGVGDRRWTEAYRQEIRDSRVLGTETLAAALADLKEPPRVLVSGSAVGFYGQTGDRVIDEEAPPGDDFLARVCVEWEAATRPAEQAGVRVAHARTGLVLSADGGAGARLFPLFRLGLGGRLGDGKQYWSVISLADEVAALRYLIDTPELSGPFNLAGPEPVTNGELTELIGRALGRPTLFAVPEFALKAVLGEMAVEVVGSHRAIPARLLAAGFRFRHPTAAEAVRAAV
- a CDS encoding cation:proton antiporter; translation: MTADDVDAVALVLIPACAVAAPLLADRLQRWLAVPTVVFEIVLGVLIGPDVLGWAEVGDLVDALSQFGLAMLMFLAGYEIDFARLRGGPLKRAVGAWLVTLTVALGAGALINRDALSGAFAGLALTTTALGTILPILRDSGTLPTPFGSMTMATGAVGEFGPIIAIAVLLSGNTPVRSAVILGAFAVITAVAVSYARRPRPDFVTRLIRRTLRTSGQFAVRTVILVLAVMVGAAIWLSLDMLLGAFTAGIVSRLLLSGVPEAEEEVIEAKLEGIGFGFLVPIFFVVSGMNFDLDALLSDPGTLLLVPVFLLLLAALRGVPAALLAPPELGGRDRVALGLFGATALPLVVVITTIEVEAERLPSSTAAALVGAGMLSVLLFPLLAQRLRGQTQPPPREGRPRVTAESW
- a CDS encoding NAD(P)/FAD-dependent oxidoreductase, yielding MPAHDFTRRTRRPSDPDVVVVGAGLAGLATARALTGRGLTVQVLEATERIGGRAAGRELDGFRLDHGGQLLNTDFPELGRVLDLDPLELSPLAPGVLVHSAGRRHRFGDPQQTPARQATARGPLGSPLDRARLASAFGRLATTPVPRLLTRPETTAARSLADRGLPPRTVDGLLRPLLGALLSDPTLGTSSRVADLVLRSYARGRLCLPAAGLAAVPSQLAEGLPAGTLRLGVRVTSVAADGVHTAAHGRITARAVVLATDAQSAAQLLPGLRVPDFHPVTTYFHAADRSPLDEPVLLLDADRPQGRPVLSHSLVLSDLHPSYAPPGRALIATTVLGRRRFDQGGPAGYEPLLRRRLVHLYGSAAAQWEFLTVRHVPDAVPAMPPPHNFRRPVRLLAGLYVCGDHRDTSTVQGALVSGRRAAQAVLRDLRVPVATPAAEAA
- a CDS encoding DUF4240 domain-containing protein, with protein sequence MYETDFWQLIDETRDAAEGDPDEQAEALVDRLAQLTPDDVVDFARLFEARFQRAYRYDLWGAAYLMLDGASEDTFDFFRCWLIGQGREVFEGALHQPDDLAELLPDFDEEEDGDAEDLGYAADEAHEQLTGLPLPDLGTSQPRRPEGDSFDFEDAEQMAKRFPRLWELYGG
- a CDS encoding phosphoribosylanthranilate isomerase, which gives rise to MFVKICGLSTAQDVAAAIAAGADAIGFVLTESPRRIEPAAARRLAEQVPAGVLTVAVFGREPSAEVRRAATAAGVGAVQLHGDHPPAAFAELRDLGLRLVRATSAAAGAGAACGDFGEDLLILDSPVPGSGEPWDWSELGANPPSGSWMLAGGLSPANVAEAIAAARPWGVDVSSGVEVRRGVKDPALITEFVQRAKAAG
- a CDS encoding GNAT family N-acetyltransferase; translated protein: MGANGAADLTIRTARQQDGPELARLDRVSWSWLSDVVPQPGPDAELFDERRPPEHFLVAESAGRIVGYVHQGPATPLASNRHIRQIQGFVVDPEARGRGIGKALIEAACDRARADGIRRMTLRVLAHNAPARRLYERCGFEVAGVLPEEFWLDGAYVDDVWMGRWL
- a CDS encoding DUF2510 domain-containing protein, whose amino-acid sequence is MTYSTPPGWYPVLDPGPDGAAQERWWDGEAWTAEVRPVGAEPVAAAKRGARTWLVLALVLVVLAAGAGGLFWATRADAPVHEPLAAPPAVTGSPSPTRTPSPSATPTPSPTPTPTPAAPSRAPLPSTRSVQDLSRGWEVPVPAGWKIDDHDGKVTLQFSTKPYSCDVGSGNCVRANFAVVAERSEGASAQAVARAEMATYAPILYGDLTSTKVVVSAPVTVAGVTGHAERWRVDPVKGVPGHVLVVAVRAPGGGFTVLVGSADEHPDAPSPELLDQLVAAIRPLPGSQGGGTGVSV